In Thermosynechococcus sichuanensis E542, a single genomic region encodes these proteins:
- the galE gene encoding UDP-glucose 4-epimerase GalE, with product MTTNNDNNSLLILVTGGAGYIGSHTVLALQQAGFQVLILDSLERGHRDLVESVLKTELIVGDIGDRPLLDWIFQTYPVTAVMHFAAYIEVGESVRYPDRFYQNNVHGALTLLQAMVAAAIPYFVFSSTAAVYGLPPEVPIQETCPCAPINPYGRSKWMVEQMVGDLGSAYGLKSVIFRYFNAAGADPHSRLGEDHHPETHLIPLVLQAAMGQRPYISIYGIDYPTADGTCIRDYIHVVDLAQAHVLGLKYLLSGGDSEVFNLGNGQGFSVRQIIETAQRVTGCSIPVVEGDRRAGDPAILIANSDRARRVLGWQPQYPGLEQIIDHAWRWHQHRHG from the coding sequence ATGACAACTAATAATGATAATAATTCGCTGCTGATTCTGGTCACTGGGGGCGCGGGCTATATTGGCAGCCATACCGTTTTGGCACTCCAGCAAGCTGGCTTTCAGGTGCTGATTTTAGATAGCCTTGAGCGAGGGCACCGCGATTTGGTCGAGTCCGTTCTCAAAACAGAACTCATTGTGGGTGACATTGGCGATCGCCCCCTCTTAGATTGGATTTTTCAAACCTATCCTGTGACGGCAGTGATGCACTTTGCTGCCTACATTGAAGTGGGCGAATCTGTCCGCTATCCCGATCGCTTTTATCAAAATAATGTTCACGGTGCCCTGACCCTCTTACAGGCGATGGTGGCCGCTGCGATTCCCTATTTTGTCTTTTCCTCCACCGCGGCGGTCTATGGCTTGCCCCCAGAGGTACCAATTCAAGAAACCTGTCCCTGTGCTCCCATTAATCCCTATGGTCGCTCCAAGTGGATGGTAGAGCAAATGGTGGGTGATCTAGGCAGTGCTTACGGCCTCAAGTCGGTGATTTTCCGTTACTTTAATGCAGCGGGTGCGGATCCCCACTCTCGGTTGGGGGAAGATCACCATCCAGAAACCCACTTAATTCCCCTTGTGTTACAAGCGGCCATGGGACAACGACCCTATATTTCCATCTACGGCATAGACTATCCCACCGCCGATGGCACGTGCATCCGCGATTACATCCATGTCGTGGATTTAGCCCAAGCCCATGTGCTGGGATTAAAATACCTCTTGAGCGGCGGCGACTCGGAAGTTTTTAACTTGGGGAATGGCCAAGGCTTCTCGGTGCGGCAAATTATTGAAACGGCTCAGAGGGTCACAGGTTGTTCGATTCCAGTCGTTGAGGGCGATCGCCGAGCAGGAGACCCCGCAATCCTCATTGCCAATAGCGATCGCGCCCGCCGTGTCTTAGGCTGGCAGCCCCAGTACCCCGGCCTTGAGCAGATCATTGATCACGCTTGGCGATGGCACCAACACCGCCACGGATAG
- a CDS encoding heavy metal translocating P-type ATPase, giving the protein MTATVLSPPPARVHYAVVHHLPGRVRLRIPRLQYDDRYGRQLQALFAQEDSVQQIRLNLPAASLIVQYSPEAENPLHRFGQLIQAAADERLPLAGMLPIDKLVYSPWNTTYFIKKMALPTLALAIVALLPVQTPFYPAIVATVIAVVALPTFQAALESLEHRHLNVTQLESLWTILHTLQGEYMAPVLAAFMGQVGGSLRDMTAQVGENQVFDPLDQQRTYWVERGGTRQNVSVRELQVGDRVIVAAGSAVPVDGTVLWGSAVIQRQFLTGESDLLPCEPEQTVLASSLVVRGQICVVAEAVGEETQVGKTLQLARQAPQLDTRIENYAEEISNQAILPAMGVAAIVYGFTLDAHRAIAPLQLDFGAGIGITIPTAILAALTHAPHVGVYFRNGRALELFSRVNVIVFDKTGTLTEVKGTIVGVNLLKPGLSEQTLLYWLATVEQSINHPFALAILEYAAERGIEGGIFSNWVYEPGKGVAATVEGQEILVGTPQLMRDRQVPIDLDELRTHEGVLWNRSLVCVACNGELVALVFYSNPVRSEAASVIAALQQRGIECYMVTGDHHEVANAVGYATGFRLGQIYTNMLPEDKVELLKKFKNGGKKVVAYVGEGFNDTAAMAYADISITLSEGSDAARQTADILLMNNSLEGLVQAIALSQEVMNIINQNIALVVIPNVSVVLAGVFLSLHPVIAVLISNGATLLAELNSLRILTDYRPVQIEQKPNRGRSQAGVLDIPWKKRPRRSFGHFGSKLSSESPSNGHIPSET; this is encoded by the coding sequence ATGACTGCAACTGTGCTTTCCCCGCCGCCAGCAAGAGTTCATTACGCAGTGGTGCATCATCTACCGGGGCGGGTGCGGTTGCGAATTCCCCGCCTACAATATGACGATCGCTATGGGCGGCAACTGCAAGCTCTCTTTGCCCAAGAAGACAGTGTGCAACAAATTCGCCTCAACTTGCCCGCCGCTAGCTTGATTGTTCAATACAGTCCCGAAGCTGAAAACCCCCTTCACCGCTTTGGCCAATTGATTCAGGCCGCAGCAGATGAGCGTTTACCCCTAGCGGGGATGCTGCCCATTGATAAGTTGGTGTATTCCCCTTGGAACACCACTTACTTTATCAAGAAAATGGCGTTACCCACCTTGGCGCTGGCGATCGTGGCGCTGCTACCAGTACAAACCCCCTTCTACCCTGCCATTGTCGCCACTGTCATTGCGGTTGTGGCACTGCCCACCTTCCAAGCAGCCCTAGAGAGCCTCGAACACCGCCATCTCAACGTCACCCAACTGGAATCCCTCTGGACCATTCTGCATACGCTGCAAGGGGAATACATGGCGCCAGTCTTGGCTGCCTTTATGGGTCAAGTGGGCGGGTCGCTGCGGGACATGACCGCTCAAGTGGGGGAAAACCAAGTCTTTGACCCCCTCGATCAACAGCGGACCTATTGGGTAGAGCGGGGTGGCACTCGCCAAAATGTCTCTGTGCGCGAGCTACAGGTGGGCGATCGCGTGATTGTGGCCGCCGGATCTGCGGTGCCTGTGGATGGTACCGTGCTTTGGGGATCTGCGGTGATTCAGCGGCAGTTTCTCACGGGAGAGTCGGATCTATTGCCCTGTGAACCTGAGCAAACAGTGCTTGCCTCTTCCCTTGTGGTGCGGGGACAAATTTGCGTTGTTGCTGAAGCCGTCGGTGAAGAGACGCAGGTGGGCAAAACGCTGCAACTAGCTCGCCAAGCGCCCCAACTGGATACCCGCATTGAAAACTACGCTGAGGAAATCTCCAACCAAGCCATTTTGCCGGCAATGGGCGTTGCTGCCATTGTTTATGGGTTCACCTTGGATGCCCATCGGGCGATCGCCCCCCTGCAATTGGACTTTGGTGCCGGTATTGGCATTACCATTCCCACTGCCATTTTGGCAGCCCTCACCCATGCGCCCCATGTCGGGGTTTATTTTCGCAATGGCCGCGCCCTTGAACTCTTCTCACGGGTCAATGTCATTGTTTTTGACAAAACTGGCACGCTAACGGAAGTGAAGGGAACCATTGTGGGGGTGAATCTCCTCAAGCCCGGCCTAAGTGAGCAAACGCTGCTCTATTGGCTGGCAACCGTGGAACAGTCCATCAATCATCCCTTTGCCCTTGCCATCCTTGAGTATGCGGCTGAACGCGGGATTGAGGGGGGGATCTTTAGCAACTGGGTCTATGAGCCAGGGAAGGGGGTGGCGGCAACCGTAGAGGGGCAAGAGATTTTGGTGGGCACTCCCCAACTGATGCGCGATCGCCAAGTGCCCATTGATCTTGATGAACTGCGCACCCATGAAGGTGTGCTCTGGAACCGCTCCCTTGTGTGCGTTGCCTGTAATGGTGAACTGGTGGCACTGGTGTTCTATAGCAACCCTGTGCGTTCTGAAGCTGCTAGTGTGATTGCCGCTCTGCAACAGCGGGGCATTGAGTGCTATATGGTCACGGGGGATCACCACGAGGTGGCCAATGCGGTGGGCTATGCCACTGGCTTTCGTCTCGGTCAAATTTATACGAATATGCTGCCAGAGGACAAAGTCGAACTCTTGAAGAAGTTCAAAAATGGCGGCAAAAAAGTCGTGGCCTATGTGGGGGAAGGCTTTAATGATACGGCGGCAATGGCCTATGCCGATATTTCCATTACCCTTTCTGAAGGCAGTGATGCGGCGCGGCAAACCGCAGATATTCTCTTAATGAACAATAGCCTTGAGGGACTGGTGCAGGCGATCGCCCTCAGCCAAGAGGTGATGAACATTATCAATCAAAATATCGCCCTTGTGGTTATTCCCAATGTCAGTGTGGTTTTGGCGGGGGTCTTTTTGAGCTTGCATCCAGTCATTGCGGTTTTGATTAGCAATGGGGCAACCCTTTTGGCGGAACTGAATAGCCTGCGCATCCTCACCGACTATCGCCCCGTCCAGATTGAGCAGAAACCCAATAGGGGTCGCTCCCAAGCGGGGGTTCTCGATATTCCTTGGAAAAAACGCCCTCGCCGCAGTTTTGGTCATTTCGGCAGCAAGTTGAGTTCTGAGTCCCCGAGCAATGGCCACATCCCCTCAGAAACTTGA
- a CDS encoding bestrophin family ion channel: MAKFLLQPPQWLSLALRLRGSVIPAILSEVLFCGGFGLLVTVIDQYVINVHWPVLGTLIPSIVLGLLLVFRTNTAYERFWEGRRQWGNIVNNSRSLTRLMWTAIDENNPEDHQGKIDAVHLVGAFAIATKQHLRGESFAELDPLLKPHQYKELQTVQNVPLRIALWIEDYLHQQHRRGHLSLYQLTYMDELLVQLVDAMGACERILKTPMPLAYAIHLKQLLFLYCLLLPFQLVDNLGWWTGSMVGLIAFTLFGVEEIGIEIENPFGRDLNDLPLDAICLTMQQNINDLISAPRQRHRSPQPFS, translated from the coding sequence GTGGCCAAGTTTCTCCTGCAACCGCCACAATGGTTATCCCTTGCCTTGCGCTTGCGTGGCTCGGTTATTCCAGCCATTCTCTCAGAAGTGCTTTTTTGTGGGGGGTTTGGCCTCCTTGTTACAGTGATCGATCAATACGTGATCAATGTTCACTGGCCAGTGCTGGGCACTTTAATCCCTTCAATTGTGCTGGGGTTGCTCCTTGTGTTTCGCACCAACACTGCCTATGAGCGTTTTTGGGAAGGCCGCCGCCAATGGGGCAATATTGTCAATAACTCCCGTAGCTTGACGCGCTTGATGTGGACGGCCATTGACGAAAATAATCCCGAGGATCATCAAGGCAAAATTGATGCGGTTCATTTAGTGGGAGCGTTTGCGATCGCCACCAAGCAACACCTACGGGGGGAGTCCTTTGCTGAACTAGACCCCCTGCTCAAGCCCCACCAATACAAAGAACTGCAAACCGTACAAAATGTCCCCTTGCGCATTGCCCTGTGGATTGAGGATTATCTGCACCAACAACATCGCCGCGGCCACCTGTCCCTATATCAACTCACGTACATGGATGAACTGCTCGTGCAACTGGTGGATGCCATGGGGGCCTGTGAACGCATACTAAAAACACCGATGCCCCTTGCCTATGCCATTCATCTCAAACAGTTGTTATTCCTCTATTGCCTGTTACTGCCCTTTCAACTGGTGGATAACCTTGGGTGGTGGACCGGCTCAATGGTGGGACTAATTGCCTTTACCCTCTTTGGCGTTGAGGAAATTGGTATCGAAATTGAAAATCCCTTTGGCCGTGACCTCAATGATCTCCCCTTAGATGCAATTTGCCTAACAATGCAGCAGAATATCAATGACCTCATTAGTGCGCCTAGGCAGCGGCATCGCTCCCCTCAGCCTTTTTCCTAA
- a CDS encoding chlorophyll a/b-binding protein, whose amino-acid sequence MKGGSIIDDQGKMNNFAIEPKMYVMSEPQAGFTPYAELFNGRLAMIGFISLLALEVITGHGLIGFLNSL is encoded by the coding sequence ATGAAAGGTGGCAGCATCATTGATGATCAAGGCAAAATGAACAACTTTGCCATTGAACCCAAAATGTACGTGATGAGTGAGCCGCAGGCTGGGTTTACTCCCTACGCGGAACTTTTCAATGGCCGCTTGGCCATGATTGGGTTTATTTCCCTGTTGGCCTTGGAAGTGATCACCGGTCACGGTCTGATCGGCTTTTTGAATAGTCTCTAG